The following proteins are co-located in the Pararge aegeria chromosome 3, ilParAegt1.1, whole genome shotgun sequence genome:
- the LOC120637433 gene encoding protein 60A — protein sequence MSSSKTAWRYATCVLLVVAADAALSGLYIDNGVDQTVIHHSMTRHERQVVEHEILELLGLGERPRRSQAPPLDRSAPSFLLDVYKQLAEEHEQARPTRSSEMALSGEEQHAIDESDLIMTFQSKKHHLAALRQGHGRHVWFDVTSAPGDSSSLLTAELRLHQAASHSDDPTALYTVVANRVISVDNFGGIQMERVAAVNTSAGAEGWLELNVTGALSTWLNAPVDNQGFFITLHPHSQPERNVKPEDIGLAETHGPNSEGKQPFMVAFFKNGPKLGSSDTGARRKREARRWRNHGYSENYLRNPLTDTSHWTTRSCEIQTLYVSFKDLEWQDWIIAPDGYGAFYCSGECNFPLNAHKNATNHAIVQTLVHLLNPTQVPKPSCAPIKLSPISVLYYTDDSNVILRKYKNMVVKSCGCH from the exons ATGTCTAGCTCCAAGACTGCGTGGCGGTACGCGACTTGTGTACTGCTCGTTGTCGCGGCGGACGCTGCCCTGTCCGGGCTGTACATCGATAATGGTGTTGATCAAACCGTAATACATCACTCTATGACGCGCCATGAAAGACAAGTGGTCGAACACGAAATATTGGAGCTTTTAGGCCTCGGCGAGAGACCAAGGCGATCCCAAGCGCCACCGCTGGATCGGTCGGCGCCGAGCTTCTTGCTGGATGTTTACAAGCAGCTTGCGGAGGAACACGAACAGGCTCGTCCAACACGCAGCTCTGAAATGGCCCTCAGTGGTGAAGAGCAACATGCCATCGATGAGAGCGATCTAATTATGACATTCCAGAGTAAAA AGCATCACCTGGCTGCGTTACGTCAAGGCCACGGAAGGCACGTCTGGTTCGACGTGACGAGCGCGCCGGGCGATTCGTCATCTCTCCTAACGGCAGAACTGCGGTTGCATCAAGCTGCATCACATTCAGACGATCCAACCGCTTTGTATACAGTCGTCGCAAACCGAGTTATAAGCGTCGATAATTTCGG TGGCATTCAAATGGAGCGAGTTGCGGCAGTCAACACGAGCGCGGGTGCAGAAGGCTGGCTTGAATTAAACGTGACGGGAGCCCTGTCTACTTGGCTCAACGCCCCTGTGGACAACCAAGGATTCTTTATTACACTGCATCCGCATTCGCAACCAG AACGAAATGTTAAACCGGAAGATATAGGCTTAGCAGAGACACACGGCCCTAACTCTGAAGGGAAACAACCTTTCATGGTTGCGTTCTTCAAGAACGGACCCAAACTTGGTTCCTCGGACACAGGGGCGCGAAGGAAACGTGAAGCAAGACGATGGCGTAATCACGGCTATTCCGAAAATTACCTTAGAAATCCTCTCACAG ATACATCACATTGGACTACGCGAAGTTGCGAAATACAGACACTTTACGTTAGTTTCAAGGATTTGGAGTGGCAG GATTGGATTATAGCACCCGATGGCTATGGTGCATTCTACTGTAGTGGAGAATGCAACTTCCCGTTGAACGCGCACAAAAATGCAACAAACCATGCAATCGTGCAAACATTAGTTCATCTGTTAAACCCAACTCag GTACCTAAACCATCGTGCGCACCAATCAAGCTATCTCCAATCTCAGTTTTGTATTACACAGATGACTCGAACGTGATACTGCGAAAGTACAAAAATATGGTGGTTAAAAGTTGTGGATGCCATTAG